From a single Bacteroidia bacterium genomic region:
- a CDS encoding HD domain-containing protein encodes MNDNFTIDDFQNLWQKVSILHNGQTYGGQNQGEKIEYINHIGSVVFEIIHASQYTLDFDLELAVKCALLHDTLEDTDLNINDLEKEFGKQVSDGVSALTKNVKLDKEIQMKDSLERIKLQPKEIWAVKLADRICNLYAPPYYWDKTKKEKYRDEARIIYDYLREGNEYLANRLLEKIENYKSK; translated from the coding sequence ATGAATGATAACTTTACAATCGACGATTTCCAAAACTTATGGCAAAAGGTCAGTATTTTACATAACGGGCAAACTTATGGCGGACAAAATCAAGGCGAAAAAATAGAATATATCAATCACATCGGAAGTGTTGTATTTGAGATCATCCATGCATCTCAATACACTTTAGACTTTGATCTTGAACTTGCAGTAAAATGTGCGCTGCTACACGACACATTGGAGGATACCGATTTAAATATCAATGACCTTGAAAAAGAGTTTGGAAAACAGGTTTCAGATGGGGTTTCTGCATTGACAAAAAATGTCAAACTGGACAAAGAGATACAAATGAAAGATAGCCTGGAAAGGATAAAATTGCAGCCCAAAGAAATCTGGGCTGTTAAGCTGGCAGACCGAATCTGTAATTTGTATGCACCACCTTATTATTGGGACAAAACCAAAAAAGAAAAATACAGAGACGAAGCCAGAATTATTTATGACTATTTAAGAGAAGGGAATGAATATTTGGCGAACAGATTGTTGGAAAAAATCGAAAATTACAAAAGCAAATAA
- a CDS encoding arylsulfatase: protein MRFSRLLPFFLIICMIPVLWSCKSPRQGPPNVILILTDDQGYGDLSIHGNDSVETPILDQFAREGARLERFYVSPLCAPSRASILTGRIHLRTGTYWVTKGTETMRSEEVTLAEVFKANDYATGCFGKWHNGAHYPYNPTGQGFDEFTGFCGGHWSNYFDPQLQSQDSMISTKGFITDVLTDFAISFIHRNQDKPFFCYVPYNAPHAPFQVPDKYFDKYKARGISDKNAAIYGMCENIDDNVGRLLNTLDELGLDENTIVIYMTDNGPNGDRYNGGMRGRKAQVHEGGVRVPCFIRWPEVIPAGTIIEELTAHIDILPTLVDLCGIKAPRMPPSDGVSLDKILRGKKEKLREREIFTHVSLSTEIKPVPGAIRSSQYRFVLEKENEPQLYDMTADPAETNNLAAAEPAVTQKFQETFLTTFGEAITYMAPVPPAPLGYEAAKTVTLPAHEANITGDLAFKFAPQGWAHDWLINWKSSKNEASWDIEVIRPGNYRVSVLYTCKAEGVGTQLEVQVGGQKVSGKIAEAFTPEISENRDRVPHRVEALDQSWAEISLGTVALEPWSGKLILRSPAIVGEGVGEIKGVVVRYE, encoded by the coding sequence ATGCGATTTTCCCGACTTTTGCCCTTCTTCCTGATCATTTGTATGATCCCGGTTCTCTGGAGTTGTAAATCTCCACGCCAGGGACCCCCCAATGTCATTCTCATTCTCACCGATGATCAGGGATATGGCGACTTGTCCATTCACGGAAATGACTCTGTAGAAACCCCCATCCTGGATCAGTTTGCCCGTGAAGGCGCAAGACTGGAAAGATTTTATGTAAGCCCGCTTTGTGCTCCCTCACGCGCAAGCATTCTCACCGGGCGAATTCATCTCCGCACAGGCACATATTGGGTTACCAAAGGCACGGAAACCATGCGCAGCGAAGAAGTAACGCTGGCAGAAGTTTTTAAAGCCAACGACTATGCCACCGGATGTTTTGGCAAATGGCACAATGGCGCGCATTATCCCTACAACCCCACCGGCCAGGGATTTGATGAGTTTACAGGGTTTTGCGGCGGCCACTGGTCCAACTATTTCGACCCCCAACTCCAGTCGCAGGACTCGATGATTTCCACAAAAGGATTTATTACCGATGTGCTGACAGACTTTGCCATCAGTTTTATCCACCGCAATCAGGACAAACCTTTTTTCTGTTATGTCCCCTACAACGCACCCCATGCACCTTTTCAGGTTCCGGATAAGTATTTCGACAAATACAAGGCCCGGGGTATTTCCGACAAAAATGCGGCCATCTACGGGATGTGCGAAAATATCGACGACAATGTAGGTCGCCTGCTCAACACGCTCGACGAGCTTGGACTGGATGAAAATACCATCGTCATCTACATGACCGACAACGGTCCCAATGGCGACCGGTACAATGGCGGAATGCGCGGACGCAAAGCCCAGGTACACGAAGGCGGGGTGCGGGTACCCTGTTTTATCCGCTGGCCGGAGGTCATTCCCGCAGGTACGATCATTGAGGAGCTCACCGCCCATATCGACATTTTGCCTACACTCGTTGACCTTTGTGGGATCAAGGCCCCGCGTATGCCTCCGTCAGATGGCGTAAGTCTGGACAAAATCCTGCGGGGGAAAAAGGAAAAACTCCGCGAAAGAGAAATCTTCACTCACGTAAGTCTGAGTACGGAAATAAAACCTGTCCCCGGAGCCATTCGCAGTTCACAGTACAGATTTGTACTGGAAAAAGAAAATGAACCTCAGCTGTACGATATGACTGCCGATCCGGCGGAGACGAATAACCTTGCGGCGGCGGAGCCAGCTGTAACCCAAAAATTTCAGGAGACATTTTTGACCACTTTTGGCGAAGCCATCACTTATATGGCGCCCGTACCCCCGGCACCACTGGGATATGAAGCCGCAAAAACCGTTACGCTGCCTGCACATGAGGCCAATATTACCGGCGATCTGGCGTTCAAATTTGCCCCGCAGGGCTGGGCGCATGACTGGCTGATTAACTGGAAGTCAAGTAAAAACGAAGCATCGTGGGACATCGAAGTGATTCGCCCCGGCAACTACCGCGTGTCGGTACTTTACACCTGCAAAGCCGAAGGTGTCGGCACACAGTTGGAAGTTCAGGTTGGCGGGCAAAAAGTGTCGGGAAAGATTGCCGAAGCCTTTACGCCAGAGATTTCGGAAAACAGAGACCGCGTGCCACATCGTGTCGAAGCATTGGACCAGAGCTGGGCAGAAATTTCACTGGGAACCGTCGCCCTCGAACCCTGGTCAGGCAAGTTAATCCTGCGAAGCCCCGCCATCGTCGGCGAAGGCGTCGGAGAGATTAAGGGAGTAGTGGTGAGGTATGAGTGA
- a CDS encoding ATP-binding protein: MFRLVFIPVIFVLLFGGQFFAQDPQKLVARANAVSGIEKMQLLNQAAATYLNSSAGASLGHSAQVLQIAEEMKSKNPGEDTLTQIYICEVDANNNSGLALEKLGDPRKAVRYYRQARRMAEWVDYKEAAELAEDRLAANGKDEGFEVKASRWIKNQASKVDGWVKEDSTSNKVKNTIEEVVVGTNESLGKNAEKNGDPEKAIELYKKNLKYYESAGDTAQLRISYRNIARLYDSMGNKEEAGKYFALAAQKFPPMSRNTAPKGKEDMVRVYKDFRDIFAESSPTGEVSPEELRTIEEKENALGKAEQLARDGKFEESFDYFKKYADLQEKLLRMEKERELEAQELNFVLEDQLGQIQLLRQEQEIQEYNIREAELRTQRNRILALGFLVAAALLSILFFNKRKAHSQLTHTYNDLENTHRQLQNTQTQLVAAEKMASLGQLTAGVAHEINNPVNFISGNIEPLKNDVNDLLKILAAYESAVKDSNLESRFAHVEKLRQELDIDYVTTEIQDLVAGIDEGANRTAEIVRGLRTFARLDEQDRKTFSLEENINSTVSLLHHKMDNIRIVKNFDFLPEIDGFPGKINQVLMNVLDNAIQAMPNGGTITLTTLKKGQNVEIRIKDTGTGIPKEIQNRIFEPFFTTKDVGEGTGLGLSISHGIIQQHNGSINVESQEGKGTEVIISLPTGNLVSREQFA; this comes from the coding sequence ATGTTTCGACTCGTTTTTATACCTGTGATATTTGTTCTGCTTTTTGGTGGGCAATTTTTTGCGCAGGACCCCCAAAAGCTGGTGGCGCGGGCGAATGCTGTTTCCGGCATCGAAAAAATGCAACTCCTCAACCAGGCGGCTGCGACGTATTTAAATTCTTCTGCCGGTGCTTCACTGGGCCATAGTGCACAGGTATTGCAGATTGCGGAGGAGATGAAGTCCAAAAACCCGGGCGAAGACACACTTACCCAGATATATATTTGTGAAGTGGATGCAAACAACAACAGCGGACTTGCCCTTGAAAAGCTGGGAGATCCCCGGAAAGCTGTTCGCTACTATCGCCAGGCCCGCCGTATGGCCGAATGGGTGGATTATAAAGAAGCCGCAGAACTCGCAGAGGATCGTCTGGCTGCCAATGGAAAAGATGAAGGTTTTGAAGTAAAAGCCTCACGCTGGATCAAAAATCAGGCCTCCAAAGTAGATGGTTGGGTAAAAGAAGATTCTACCAGCAACAAGGTAAAAAATACCATAGAAGAAGTGGTTGTCGGGACTAATGAATCGTTGGGTAAAAATGCCGAAAAAAATGGCGATCCGGAAAAAGCTATTGAATTATATAAAAAGAACCTCAAATATTACGAATCTGCGGGAGATACTGCACAGCTACGGATTTCCTATCGGAATATCGCAAGGCTGTATGATTCGATGGGAAATAAGGAGGAAGCCGGAAAATATTTTGCACTTGCCGCCCAGAAATTTCCGCCCATGAGTCGCAATACTGCCCCAAAAGGAAAAGAAGACATGGTGCGCGTATATAAAGACTTTCGCGATATTTTTGCTGAATCAAGCCCGACAGGAGAGGTTTCTCCGGAAGAATTGCGCACCATCGAGGAAAAGGAGAATGCGCTGGGCAAGGCCGAACAACTTGCCCGTGACGGAAAATTTGAAGAATCATTCGACTACTTTAAAAAATATGCAGACCTCCAGGAAAAACTGCTGCGAATGGAAAAAGAGCGCGAACTGGAGGCGCAGGAGTTGAATTTTGTGCTGGAAGACCAATTGGGACAGATACAGCTTCTCCGGCAAGAGCAGGAAATTCAGGAGTATAATATCCGCGAGGCCGAATTGCGAACCCAGCGCAACCGCATCCTTGCATTGGGCTTTTTGGTTGCTGCAGCACTTCTCTCCATTCTGTTTTTCAATAAGCGGAAAGCGCATTCCCAGTTGACCCACACCTACAACGACCTCGAAAACACACACCGCCAGTTGCAAAATACGCAGACCCAACTGGTCGCCGCCGAAAAAATGGCTTCACTCGGCCAATTGACGGCAGGGGTTGCGCATGAAATCAATAATCCCGTCAACTTTATCAGCGGGAATATCGAACCGCTGAAAAACGATGTCAACGACCTGTTGAAAATACTGGCTGCCTACGAATCTGCCGTAAAAGATTCTAACCTTGAAAGCCGGTTTGCCCACGTGGAAAAACTCCGGCAGGAACTGGACATTGACTATGTAACCACCGAAATCCAGGATCTGGTGGCAGGCATTGACGAAGGTGCCAACCGCACGGCAGAGATCGTACGGGGCTTGCGCACATTTGCCCGTCTCGATGAGCAGGATCGGAAGACATTCAGTCTGGAGGAGAATATCAATTCTACCGTGTCGCTGCTTCATCACAAAATGGATAATATCCGTATCGTCAAAAACTTTGATTTCCTGCCAGAAATAGATGGATTTCCCGGCAAAATCAATCAGGTGCTGATGAATGTGCTCGACAATGCGATTCAGGCCATGCCCAACGGAGGCACCATTACCCTTACTACCCTCAAAAAAGGCCAAAACGTTGAAATCCGAATCAAAGACACAGGCACAGGCATTCCAAAGGAGATTCAAAACAGAATATTCGAGCCATTTTTTACAACTAAAGATGTCGGAGAGGGAACCGGGCTCGGGCTGTCTATCAGTCATGGCATTATCCAGCAGCACAACGGAAGCATCAATGTCGAAAGCCAGGAAGGGAAAGGAACCGAAGTCATTATCAGCCTGCCCACTGGAAACCTCGTTTCGCGGGAACAATTTGCCTGA
- a CDS encoding DUF2235 domain-containing protein, with protein MKNTHHTQLDQLAAGKKPRNLIFCFDGTWNDPSDKFEKGSDITNVLKTYNAAVQDNEQMAFYYSGVGTQGGKLDEIVGGATGAGANKIRNQGYVDLVQNYRPGDRIFVFGFSRGAAIARLFANQINEEGIPQTIHFTDKKKKYKAEGARSAIEITMMGIYDTVASFGIPVNIAGIPFQQIDLGRELSIPANVGKVFHLVAFHEDRNTFRPTLVNYAENVEEIWFPGVHSNVGGGYADNGMSDIALKYMVERAKENGMRFKETELAKIRPNFTGMIYDRLKEDYPLGLSPRDLVVITDGEASDLPPKIHYTVFEWVKRFANRTPPHLEKLNGNYIISDQALA; from the coding sequence ATGAAAAATACGCACCACACGCAACTGGATCAGTTGGCGGCAGGAAAAAAGCCCCGCAACCTGATATTCTGTTTTGACGGAACATGGAATGATCCTTCTGACAAATTTGAAAAAGGCTCTGACATCACCAATGTCCTGAAAACCTACAATGCCGCTGTTCAGGATAACGAACAAATGGCTTTTTATTATTCAGGGGTAGGTACCCAGGGTGGCAAACTCGACGAAATTGTCGGCGGTGCTACCGGGGCAGGAGCTAATAAAATCCGCAATCAGGGATATGTGGATCTTGTTCAGAATTACCGTCCGGGTGATCGTATTTTTGTATTTGGGTTTAGCCGGGGCGCAGCCATTGCCCGGCTTTTCGCCAACCAGATCAATGAAGAGGGGATTCCTCAAACCATACATTTCACCGATAAGAAAAAAAAATACAAAGCCGAAGGAGCGCGCTCTGCCATAGAAATTACCATGATGGGAATTTATGACACGGTTGCCTCCTTCGGGATTCCGGTAAATATTGCAGGTATTCCCTTTCAGCAAATCGACCTGGGAAGAGAATTGTCTATTCCTGCCAATGTGGGCAAAGTTTTCCATCTGGTAGCTTTTCATGAAGACCGGAATACCTTCCGTCCCACGCTGGTAAACTATGCCGAAAATGTGGAGGAAATATGGTTTCCCGGTGTGCATTCCAATGTGGGCGGCGGATATGCGGACAATGGCATGTCTGACATTGCCCTCAAATATATGGTCGAGCGCGCAAAAGAAAATGGGATGCGATTTAAAGAAACGGAGCTTGCCAAAATCCGCCCCAACTTCACCGGTATGATCTATGACCGCCTGAAAGAGGACTATCCGCTGGGACTGAGTCCCCGCGATCTGGTCGTGATTACAGACGGAGAAGCATCAGATCTTCCGCCCAAAATTCATTACACGGTTTTTGAATGGGTCAAAAGGTTTGCAAATCGCACCCCTCCCCACCTCGAAAAACTTAATGGTAATTATATCATTTCGGACCAGGCACTGGCCTGA
- a CDS encoding heme-binding domain-containing protein, whose protein sequence is MKKKILLGLVAVFVIIQFFRPAKNISGESTHDISTKYPVPEEVASLLKVACNDCHSNTTVYPWYSNIQPLGWWLSSHINDGKRHLNFSEFTSRRIAFQNHKLEETVEMIKEGEMPLESYTMMGLHPGSKLSEDQRQTLITWAEGIMDTLKAHYPPDSLKMPRRTPPPAEK, encoded by the coding sequence ATGAAAAAGAAAATTTTACTGGGTTTGGTCGCTGTATTTGTGATTATCCAGTTTTTCCGTCCCGCAAAAAATATCTCTGGCGAAAGTACCCACGATATCTCAACCAAATATCCTGTGCCGGAAGAAGTCGCATCTTTGCTGAAGGTGGCCTGTAACGACTGCCATAGCAATACCACCGTTTACCCATGGTACTCCAATATTCAGCCTCTGGGCTGGTGGTTGAGTAGCCATATCAACGACGGAAAAAGACACCTGAATTTCTCTGAATTTACTTCCCGCCGTATCGCTTTCCAAAATCACAAGCTGGAAGAAACGGTTGAAATGATCAAAGAAGGGGAAATGCCGCTGGAATCCTACACCATGATGGGCCTTCACCCTGGATCCAAACTTAGCGAAGACCAGCGACAAACACTTATCACCTGGGCAGAAGGCATCATGGATACGCTGAAAGCACATTACCCGCCCGACAGCCTAAAAATGCCTCGGAGGACACCCCCTCCTGCTGAAAAATAG
- a CDS encoding calcium-binding EGF-like domain-containing protein → MSLFSAGCKEDPCETLTCDNGGTCLDGKCDCPEGYVGPTCSIKLDPCLQKPCSEAGTQACIAGNDGTAICECKPGYEGALCETKWEKKFTGNFISSEACNGENINYTLMITEGPNPRQITMANFNNRATDSTTAKVVANILNGTVLDIYEQYMPFGRVSGAGSIDADRHISLTFQIITPTDTLLCSGIMFPN, encoded by the coding sequence ATGAGTTTATTTTCTGCCGGGTGTAAAGAAGATCCCTGCGAAACACTGACCTGCGACAACGGAGGTACATGCCTCGACGGGAAATGTGATTGTCCGGAGGGATATGTTGGCCCTACATGCAGCATTAAACTGGATCCTTGTCTCCAAAAGCCCTGCAGCGAAGCCGGAACACAGGCGTGTATTGCAGGAAATGACGGGACGGCTATTTGTGAATGTAAGCCCGGCTATGAAGGGGCCCTCTGCGAAACCAAATGGGAAAAGAAGTTTACCGGTAATTTTATCAGTTCGGAAGCGTGTAACGGGGAAAATATCAACTACACCCTCATGATTACAGAAGGCCCGAATCCACGGCAGATCACCATGGCCAATTTCAACAACCGGGCAACAGATTCGACCACGGCCAAGGTCGTGGCCAATATTCTCAATGGAACCGTGCTGGATATCTATGAGCAGTATATGCCTTTTGGAAGAGTCTCGGGGGCGGGAAGTATTGATGCAGACAGACATATTAGCCTTACCTTCCAGATTATTACGCCCACTGATACTTTGTTATGCAGTGGAATAATGTTTCCAAATTAA
- a CDS encoding response regulator translates to MSNRKKLILVVDDDENIRMLLEFLLRKYYKVVTREDGLSGMSWLASGNMPDLIVADIDMPRLNGYHFLKNIRESGLFEDIPVIMLSGFESEEIKDKCFEQGATDYLVKPFNPDTIFQTIEKALQLAENQRQV, encoded by the coding sequence ATGAGCAACAGAAAAAAACTTATATTAGTAGTGGACGATGATGAAAACATCCGGATGCTGCTGGAGTTTCTGTTGCGGAAATATTATAAAGTAGTGACAAGGGAAGATGGTTTGAGTGGAATGTCGTGGCTGGCTTCCGGCAATATGCCTGATCTGATTGTCGCAGACATCGATATGCCCCGGTTAAACGGATATCATTTTCTCAAAAATATTCGTGAGAGCGGTTTATTCGAAGATATTCCGGTGATTATGTTGTCAGGTTTTGAAAGTGAAGAGATAAAAGACAAGTGTTTTGAACAGGGAGCAACCGATTATTTAGTTAAACCATTTAACCCAGACACTATTTTTCAGACGATTGAAAAGGCGCTACAACTGGCCGAAAATCAACGCCAGGTATAG
- a CDS encoding sugar transferase, whose protein sequence is MKATKDNIQSRVTDLRAKKGEIPKDKAYELIIEPRPKVPIKKLLYVGENSRRICKNMIELDYLGLSLSTSFKAYCWLEKMSLSYSWSLKLGQPCDDLPDAVICDQDLPDGDAFSLFEQIRKDEHLRLLPFIVISDTADRTAKLKALKAGVDDYYSVSVNPEHVHNRISFLKEFKRETIRLNEEARPMPEFRVPLLKRLFDIVFSFTLLLLLSPLLLLIALIIKLESKGPVLYVAKRAGTGYRIFDFYKFRSMRTGADRELEKLIHLNQYTATVEESTMVAKELCIDCIVNGTACTSQTMEAGVSVCEKQALLKHNGNNGKSFVKIDNDPRITTFGRFLRNTSLDEMPQLINVLIGDMSIVGNRPLPLYEAEQLTTDLWSKRFLAPAGITGLWQVTQRGRAEMSEEQRKQLDVAYVDNASFLSDMKILIMTIPAIFQRKSV, encoded by the coding sequence ATGAAAGCCACAAAAGATAACATACAATCCCGTGTGACTGATCTCCGGGCAAAAAAGGGAGAAATCCCCAAAGACAAAGCTTACGAGCTGATCATCGAACCCCGTCCAAAGGTTCCGATCAAAAAGCTATTGTATGTAGGGGAAAACAGCCGGCGAATATGTAAAAATATGATTGAGCTCGATTATCTCGGGCTTTCGCTGAGCACTTCATTTAAGGCTTACTGCTGGCTCGAAAAGATGAGTCTTTCTTATTCATGGTCGCTGAAACTGGGCCAGCCCTGTGATGATCTCCCCGATGCAGTCATTTGTGACCAGGATTTGCCCGATGGAGATGCATTTTCTCTTTTCGAACAGATCAGAAAAGACGAACACCTTCGGCTTCTCCCTTTTATCGTCATTTCTGATACTGCTGACCGGACAGCCAAACTCAAAGCGCTCAAAGCAGGCGTTGACGATTATTATTCGGTCAGTGTCAACCCTGAGCATGTACACAACCGTATCAGCTTTCTCAAAGAATTTAAGCGGGAGACAATCCGGTTGAATGAAGAGGCCAGGCCAATGCCTGAATTTCGGGTTCCGCTGTTGAAACGGCTGTTTGATATTGTGTTCTCATTCACACTATTGCTTTTGCTCAGTCCATTGCTGTTGCTGATTGCGCTGATTATCAAGCTGGAATCCAAAGGGCCGGTTTTGTATGTCGCGAAAAGAGCCGGAACCGGTTACCGGATATTTGATTTTTACAAATTCCGCTCTATGCGCACCGGCGCAGACAGGGAGCTGGAAAAGCTCATTCACCTCAATCAGTATACCGCTACGGTGGAAGAGTCTACTATGGTAGCCAAAGAGCTATGTATCGATTGTATTGTAAACGGTACAGCATGTACCTCCCAGACCATGGAGGCTGGTGTTAGCGTTTGTGAAAAACAGGCACTGTTAAAACACAACGGAAACAACGGTAAATCATTTGTCAAAATCGACAATGACCCGCGGATCACCACATTTGGTCGGTTTTTGAGAAATACCAGCCTGGACGAAATGCCTCAATTGATCAACGTACTGATTGGCGATATGTCGATTGTCGGCAACAGGCCATTGCCGCTATATGAAGCCGAACAACTCACCACAGACCTGTGGTCGAAGCGGTTTCTGGCGCCAGCCGGTATTACCGGACTATGGCAGGTAACCCAACGAGGAAGGGCCGAGATGTCGGAAGAACAGCGCAAGCAACTGGATGTCGCTTATGTTGACAATGCCAGCTTCCTGAGCGATATGAAAATTCTGATAATGACTATTCCTGCCATATTTCAACGGAAATCCGTATGA
- a CDS encoding flippase, whose product MRLFKGSYWLQSGVYTFLERFSLQVFRFGSFYFLVRGMTKEHFGIWTIFLILSALIEVTRMGLIQNGLVKFLTSTDNQKIKGRINTASLMLNIFITLISTIILFVMAQLQHVFWNVTLLDELIYIYILTTIVLIPFFQFTFILQANYDFRGILYSNVVRQGLFFFYVLFCYLDPDYPFRLLHLAAFQVVSAFFGSIVAWFTARKYLIFSARLDIRWLKWLFGYGKFVVGTNLGSMFIKSIDQLMLGIMMSPVAVAIYGTAIKVANLVEVPTQSIAAIVFPKSAQKIEKEGKESVKQLYEKSVGVILALIIPGVIFVLLFPEWILKIIAGDEYLEAAQLLQVTMLYGLFVPFARQFGTMLDAMGKPHINFFIVMISAVLNIVFNYIFINFWGVIGAAYATLITYLIVFILNQIILYREIKVRTFQTFVYAKDVYRNGFILLRQKLFSWSGNNS is encoded by the coding sequence ATGAGATTATTTAAGGGCTCATATTGGCTACAATCGGGTGTTTATACCTTTCTGGAGCGTTTTTCACTCCAGGTTTTCCGTTTTGGTAGTTTTTATTTTCTCGTAAGAGGAATGACAAAAGAACATTTCGGAATATGGACAATTTTCCTGATTCTTAGTGCCCTGATCGAAGTTACCCGTATGGGACTGATCCAGAATGGCCTGGTAAAATTTCTCACATCCACTGACAACCAGAAGATTAAAGGCCGTATTAATACGGCCTCATTAATGTTGAATATCTTCATTACGCTGATCAGCACGATCATTCTTTTTGTCATGGCTCAGCTACAGCATGTATTCTGGAATGTTACGCTGCTCGACGAACTGATCTACATCTATATTCTCACGACGATTGTGCTGATTCCTTTTTTCCAGTTTACATTCATTCTTCAGGCGAACTACGATTTCAGAGGGATTTTATACAGCAATGTTGTCAGACAGGGATTGTTTTTTTTCTATGTGCTATTTTGTTACCTGGATCCTGACTACCCTTTTCGGCTGTTGCATCTGGCGGCGTTTCAGGTGGTTTCCGCTTTTTTCGGGTCAATTGTTGCGTGGTTTACGGCACGTAAATACCTGATATTCTCTGCCCGTCTCGATATCCGATGGTTGAAATGGTTGTTTGGTTACGGCAAATTTGTTGTCGGTACCAACCTTGGTTCTATGTTTATCAAAAGTATCGATCAGCTGATGCTGGGGATTATGATGTCTCCTGTAGCAGTGGCTATTTACGGTACAGCAATCAAGGTTGCAAATCTTGTGGAGGTTCCCACGCAGTCTATCGCCGCAATTGTATTTCCTAAAAGTGCACAGAAAATCGAAAAGGAAGGAAAAGAATCAGTCAAGCAGCTGTATGAAAAATCAGTGGGGGTCATCCTTGCCCTGATTATACCGGGGGTAATTTTTGTCCTGCTGTTTCCCGAATGGATACTAAAAATCATCGCTGGGGATGAATATCTTGAAGCCGCACAATTACTTCAGGTGACTATGCTTTACGGATTATTTGTGCCTTTCGCCCGGCAGTTTGGAACTATGCTAGACGCGATGGGAAAACCGCATATCAATTTTTTCATCGTGATGATCAGCGCCGTACTGAATATAGTTTTTAACTATATTTTCATCAATTTCTGGGGAGTAATCGGAGCGGCCTATGCCACGCTCATTACCTATTTGATTGTATTTATCCTCAATCAGATTATCCTTTACCGGGAGATCAAAGTGCGGACCTTCCAGACATTTGTCTATGCAAAGGATGTATATCGCAACGGATTTATCCTTCTCCGGCAAAAACTCTTTAGTTGGAGTGGAAATAATTCCTGA
- a CDS encoding glycosyltransferase, with product MTELPIICLALARWDGLYSSTAFSLAKAFARSQPVFYIDNPFTWKDVLTGFKREQIRRRKNALLYGKDIYFPLPEQSTHLTIVTPPPVWPINWLPHGKVYDFFARVNNRKIIRTLRRILRENHIKKYILLNVFNPFSGFDIPEDIRPALFAYYCVDAIGESVYVQKHGPALENRMLREADICLTTSTELQKSCAAKTDRPVYLLPNGADVKLFRRAVEEKLPRPVELERETRKVIIYTGAIGLRNDFELMKKIAEIHSDKLLLLVGPVTSTYEEVGLGRMENVRFTGSKPLEALPAYLQYADCAIIPFRCNALTRSIYPLKLHEYLAAGKAVVSTPFSPDIEAFGEYIRLAGDHEQFVAAIGDALKDHSPEVVKKRQAIASKNDWASRVEEMSAILNRGRIS from the coding sequence ATGACTGAACTGCCGATAATCTGCCTGGCTTTGGCGCGTTGGGACGGGCTGTATTCCTCCACTGCCTTTTCCCTGGCGAAAGCGTTTGCCCGTTCCCAGCCAGTTTTTTATATCGACAACCCTTTTACCTGGAAAGATGTACTGACAGGTTTCAAAAGGGAGCAAATCCGCCGCAGAAAAAATGCGTTGTTGTATGGAAAGGATATTTATTTCCCACTTCCCGAACAGTCAACACATCTGACTATAGTTACGCCGCCCCCGGTATGGCCCATCAACTGGCTTCCACATGGGAAAGTCTATGATTTTTTTGCCAGGGTCAACAACCGAAAAATCATTCGCACACTTCGTCGCATTCTTAGGGAGAATCATATAAAAAAATACATTCTCCTCAACGTTTTTAATCCTTTTTCAGGGTTTGACATTCCCGAAGATATCCGCCCTGCGCTTTTTGCATATTATTGTGTGGATGCGATCGGCGAGTCGGTGTATGTACAAAAACACGGGCCTGCGCTGGAAAATCGTATGCTTCGCGAAGCCGATATTTGCCTTACCACTTCCACCGAACTGCAAAAAAGCTGTGCGGCAAAAACTGACAGACCGGTTTACCTTCTGCCCAATGGCGCAGACGTGAAATTGTTTCGACGGGCGGTAGAAGAAAAATTGCCCCGCCCAGTGGAGTTGGAGAGAGAAACGCGAAAAGTGATCATTTACACCGGAGCGATCGGGTTGCGGAACGATTTTGAACTGATGAAAAAAATAGCGGAAATTCATAGTGACAAACTGTTGCTGCTGGTAGGGCCGGTGACATCCACTTACGAAGAAGTCGGTTTGGGTAGAATGGAAAATGTGCGTTTTACCGGTTCCAAACCACTGGAAGCACTTCCGGCTTACCTGCAATATGCAGATTGTGCGATCATACCGTTTCGCTGCAATGCCCTGACACGAAGCATTTACCCTTTGAAGCTCCATGAATACCTGGCAGCGGGAAAGGCGGTGGTTTCTACCCCATTTTCCCCTGATATAGAAGCCTTTGGCGAGTATATCCGACTGGCCGGAGATCATGAGCAATTTGTGGCGGCGATAGGAGACGCCTTGAAGGACCATTCTCCGGAAGTTGTGAAGAAAAGGCAGGCGATTGCGTCGAAAAATGACTGGGCTTCGAGAGTGGAGGAGATGAGCGCGATTTTAAATCGCGGGCGAATCTCCTGA